The Clostridium sp. DL-VIII DNA window TATTAAAGGAGCCATCCGTAGTAGCTATAAATAAAAATAATAATAAGCTATTGGCTATAGGGGAAGAGGCAAGAAAAATGATAGGAAGAACCCCGGGAAACATAGTTGCAGTACGTCCGTTGAAAGATGGAGTTATTTCGGATTACGATATAACACAAAAAATGCTAAAAGAATTTATAAGAAAAGCATGTGGTAAGAAAACTATTAGGGCACCTAAAGTAATTGTTTGTGTACCATCTCAAGCAACGGAAGTTGAGAAAAGAGCAGTAATTGATGCAGCCATGAACTCAGGAGCTAAAAAGGTTCATTTAATAGAGGAACCATTAGCAGCTGCTATTGGTGCAGGATTAGATATTACTAAACCAAATGGATGTATGGTAGTAGACATTGGTGGAGGTACTTGTGATGTTGCTGTAATTTCATTAGGAGGAGTAGTAGAAAGAGAATCTATAAAAGTGGCTGGAAATAAGTTTGACGATTCTATAATAAAATATGTAAGAAATAATTATAAATTAATGATAGGCGAAAAGACTGCTGAAGAATTAAAAATAAATATAGGATCGGCCTTTAAAAATTCTAGAAATCTAACATATATGATGAAAGGAAGAAATCTTATAACAGGATTACCAGATGAAGTAGAAATTACTACTGAGGAAATAAGAAATGCAATAAAAGAACCAGTAGAAGTAATAGTTGAAACTGTAAAAAGAGTATTAGAGAGAACTCCACCTGAATTAGCTTCAGACATAATAGAAAGAGGAATATTGATGACTGGTGGTGGCGCATTAGTACATGGATTAGATAAGCTTATTGAATTTAGGACAGGAGTTGCAGCAACTGTTGCCGAGAATTCTATTGAATGTGTTGTTAAAGGAACTGGTAAGGTTTTAAGCTACATAGATAAGTTAGATAGTGAAGTAAATTCACAACAAATAGTATTAATAGAATAGTATTAATAAATAACGGCTGGAACATTGTTCTGGCCGTTATTTAAGGCACAATCAAATAAATATCTAGTCCATCTGCTAGCCTATTTTTCATGTGCCTAATTAAAAAATATAAGGAAGGCATATAATAAGAAATAGTAAGTATATAATCATGATGCATATTTACAAAAGAATAGAGAAATATGTTTTCCTAATATAATATTATCAGAATGACATATTAATCATGCAAATCTGGAATATAGTAAATTGTTATTGCTTTTGTATATAATTTAAATCATAGGAAATTGCCCACGATTTAAATTATAGGCTTCAATAAATATTCTAGATATGATTTTTGCCATGTTCATAACAAAGGAAAGTCTTATACTACGTGAAAAAAAGAGTTCTGCATTATCGCTAGAGTCGACAATTCCTATGACAGAAGCAATTCCAACCTCAGGAAGCTCCTTACCTACTCCTTTGCCTGGATGTATCGCATAGTCTCGTATGCGAATTTCGCCTATATCACTCTCATCTCCTAAACATGCGTCAACACCAATTATGGATGCTTTAGGATGTTTAGTGTATATTTCATCTAATCGTTCATCTATATTTAAAGCATGAATTGGAAAAGATAAGGTTCCGTAAACTGGAAGTGGGAAAAAGTTTTCAGTTAATATGGATCCTACTAAAGGTCCTAAGCAATCACCGATACATTTATCAGTACCAATACAAACTATTACAGTATTTTCAGTAATGTAATTTTTAATTTCTAAAGTTAAATCATAATAAAATTTTGAATTTGTATTAGAATTTAAATCAATCAAGGACATATACCCCCTTTATAAAATGTATATGATGAGTAATCAAAAGATAGTATAAAAAAATATTTTATGGAAATTAATACAAGTAAAGGAGGTTAATATGAAGAAAGTTTGTGTATATTTATTATCAATATTTATAATATTACTAAATATTTATTTAATGTTTTTTTGGCAGCCAGAAGGTCAAATTGCAGCTAGTGATACTATTAGTAAAGAAATTGTGTCTTATAATAATGGAACCGTGTTTAAAGTAGATAAAGAAAAAGCATTAGAACAACTATCTTCTGAGGATAGAAAGGATTTTGAGAAGATACTAAAAAAGCTATCCGCGCTTGATATGGGGAAGATAAGAGAGTATTATGAAGAAGATAATGAAGAAGAAGGAATAACGAATGCTTTTAAGCTTCTAAACAAGAGGCTTTCAGATGAAGATTATAAAGAAATAGAAAGAATAAGTTCAAATTTTATACAATTAGACAAGGTTAATGAGAAAATAAAAAATAAATAAGAATGATATGTTAAATTGAAGTATATAGAAGAAATCAGGAGGAATAGAAGGATAAATTAGTCACACTAGTGGATATGAGAGTTGAAATAAAAGCTCTTTGCAGATATACTAATCATTGTCGATCAGTTGAAAAGTGACGACATTAAAGTAATTTGTTTTGGAGGAATTCCCGAGTGGCCAAAGGGGGCAGACTGTAAATCTGTTACGTTTCGTTTCGATGGTTCGAATCCATCTTCCTCCACCATTTAGATGGGCGCATAGCTCAGCTGGGAGAGCACCTGCCTTACAAGCAGGGGGTCACAGGTTCGAGCCCTGTTGTGCCCACCATCTAAAAAATAAAGTTTAATTGTAAAATGATAATTTTAAAGTGGATAACGTGCTGGCATGGCTCAACGGTAGAGCAGCTGACTTGTAATCAGCAGGTTGTAGGTTCGATTCCTATTGCCAGCTCCAATAAAATAATATAAGAAAGTATTTACTTAGTAACTTATATTATATTAAAAAAGAATATGGAGGAATTCCCGAGTGGCCAAAGGGGGCAGACTGTAAATCTGTTACGTTTCGTTTCGATGGTTCGAATCCATCTTCCTCCACCAGAAAAGAATAAACTTAGTTTGTTCTTTTTTTATTTTGTATTCTATAATCATAAAGTACTTTTTAATATACATGTATGTATGTATTTAGATAGTATATTGATTGCATTCTATAATGTTGACTAACTTTGCGTGATGTGGTAAAATATTTTTTGAAAATTAAATGATGTGACTCTTATCAAGAGAGGTGGAGGGAAAGGGCCCTATGAAACCCGGCAACCTGTATTATATAAGGTGCCAATTCCTGTAGAGGTGTTTCTACAAGATAAGAAAGTGATTTGTAAAATTATACTCTTCTTATCGAAGAGTTTTTTTCATTTATCTTAAATTTGTACAAACCTAATTAACAAAAGAAAAATATAATAATTATTTAAAATATTTAAGTTAAGGAGAGAAAAAAATGAGAAGATTATTTACTTCAGAATCAGTTACAGAAGGCCATCCAGATAAAATGTGTGACCAAATATCAGATGCTATATTAGATGCTTTATTAGAAAAAGATCCACTTGCAAGAGTTGCATGTGAAACATGTACAACTACTGGTATGGTAATGGTAATGGGAGAAATATCAACTAATTGTTACGTTGATATTCCAAAAGTAGTAAGAGAAACAGTAAGAGGAATTGGGTATGACAGAGCAAAATTTGGATTTGACTGTGATACTTGTGCAGTTCTTACATCAATAGATGAGCAATCAGCGGATATTGCTATGGGTGTAGATGAAGCCTTTGAATCTAAAAAAGGTGAAAAAGATGAGGTTGAAGCTGTAGGAGCTGGAGATCAAGGAATGATGTTTGGTTTTGCAACTAATGAAACTGAAGACTTTATGCCACTTCCAATATTTATGGCTCATAAGTTATCAAGAAGACTTACAGAAGTAAGAAAGAATGATACATTAGGATATTTAAGACCAGATGGTAAAACTCAAGTTACAGTTGAATATGAAGATAATAAGCCAAAGAGAATTGATACTATCGTTATATCAACACAACATGATGATAAAGTTTCTTTAGAACAAATCCAAGCAGATGTTAAGAAGTATGTTATTGATGCTGTTGTTCCAGCTGAATTATTAGATAGCAAAACTAGATACTTCATTAATCCAACAGGAAGATTCGTTGTTGGAGGACCTCAAGGAGATTCTGGTTTAACAGGAAGAAAGATAATAGTTGATACATACGGTGGATATGGAAGACACGGCGGTGGTGCTTTCTCAGGAAAAGATCCAACAAAGGTAGATAGATCAGCTGCTTATGCTGCAAGATGGGTTGCTAAAAATTTAGTTGCTGCAGGTGTTGCAGATAAGCTAGAAATTCAATTAGCATATGCAATTGGTGTTGCTAAGCCAGTGTCAATCGAAGTTGAAACATTTGGAACAGGAAAAATAGATGAAGATAAAATCGTTGAAATAGTAGAAAAAGTGTTTGATTTAAGACCAGGAGCTATAATTAGAGATCTTGATTTAAGAAGACCTATATATAAACAAACAGCTGCTTATGGACACTTTGGAAGAAATGATTTAAATTTACCATGGGAACAATTAAATAAAGTAGAAGAAATAAAAAAATATATATAATGATTATATGCAAGCTGCCTTAAAGTTGATTTAAGGCAGCTTTTCGCTGCAGAAAATTATAGATACTACAGTAAGAGGATATAATTATAACACAAAGGCAATACTTGATGAAAAGTTAGCGTATAATGTATTTATGATATAATAAAAACAAAGTGAAGATTAAGATAGGTCGTAAATTAATATACATAAAAGAGTTGGAGAGATCTTATGGAAGTTCTAAGTGGTTTTATTGAAAATATTGTTTTTAAAAGTGAAGATACAGGTTATGTAGTTTGCAGGATTAGGACAGAGAAAAATTTAATCAGTGCTGTAGGTACAGTTCCTTTTTTAAAAGAAGGCCAAAATGTAAAGTTAACAGGTTATTGGACTGTGCATAAGCAGTTTGGTAATCAATTTAATATTCAAGATTATGAAGAACTTCTACCAACTTCATTAGATGGTATAGAAAAATATTTAAGCGCTGGTATAATCCATGGGATAGGTCCAGTTACAGCTAAAAAGATAATAGGTAAGTTTGGAGAAGATACCCTTGATATAATGGAAAACCACATTGAAAGACTTATGGAGATAGAGGGGATAGGAGAAAAGAAGTTTCAGATTATATATGAATCCTATGTAGAGCAGCAAGGTCTAAAGGATATAATTTTGTATTTTAATAAACATGGAGTAACTAATAATCAATGCGTAAAAATTTACAAAAAGTTTGGACCAAATGCAAGGCAGATAGTATGCAATAATCCTTATATACTATGTGATGAGATTTCAGGTATTGGATTTAAAACAGCAGATAGAATTGCTATGAGCATTGGCGTTAAAAGTGATTCTGACTTTAGAATTCAAAGTGGGATTAAGTATGTTATGAATCAATTTTGCGCCTCAGGAAACACATTTATGCCAAAAGATAATATAATAGAAGAATGTGAAAGAAATTTATTGATTTCAAGAGATGTGATAGAAAAAAACATCTATGATATGGCAGCAAAACAGATAATAGTTGTTGAAAAAATTAATGGCATTGAAGCAGGATTCTTACTTCAGTATTACTATTGTGAGCTTGGAGTAACAAGCAAAATAATAACTTTAGGATTGCAGCAAATACAAACAATAAACTCAGATATTGATTTTGAGATTGATGTTTTTGAAAAGGAACAGAAAATAAAATTTGCTGAGTCTCAAAGGGAGGCAATACTTGGGGCATTTAGTAATGGAATAGAAATAATAACAGGTGGACCAGGAACAGGAAAAACAACAATTATAAAGGCAATAATACATATCTATGAGAATAATGGTATGAAGGTAATCCTTGGAGCTCCAACAGGAAGAGCTGCTAAGAGAATGACTGAGTCAACAGGAAGAGGAGCTAAAACCATACATAGGCTTCTCGAAATGGGAGTTTCAGAAGAGGATGAGTCAGTTTTTGAGAGAGGAGAATCCTCGCCTTTAGATTGTGATGTAATAATAATTGATGAAGCATCTATGATTGATATAATCTTAATGCAGAATTTACTTAAGGCTATTAAATTAGGTACAAGATTAATAATTGTTGGAGACGTTGATCAATTACCGTCTGTTGGAGCAGGAAATGTATTAAAGGATCTTATAGAGAGTGAATATATAAAGGTAGTAAGATTAAAAGAAATATTTAGGCAGGGCTCTGAGAGTTTAATTGTAGTAAATGCTCATAGGATAAATGAAGGTCAAATGCCACTACTGAATCAAAAAGATAAAGATTTTTTCTTTATTAGTGAAGAAAATCAAGAAAGAATTGTAAATACTATAATAGATCTAATAAATAGACGTCTTCCTAAATTTAATAAATCATGGGATATATTAAAAGATATGCAGGTATTAACGCCTATGAGAAAAGGAACACTTGGAGTTAGTAATTTAAATAACAGGCTTCAGGAAATATTTAACCCGCAATCAAAAGATAAAAAAGAGAAAACTTCTCGAGATATAATATTTAGAGAAGGCGATAAGGTTATGCAAACAAAAAATAATTATACACTAAAGTGGATTAGTGTCAGTGGAAATGGTGAAAATGAAGGTGTTGGAGTTTATAATGGGGATTTGGGATTCATCCAAAGCATTGATGAGGAGAATAAAGTTTTAACAATCGTATTTGATGAGGAAAGAAAAGTTATTTATGATTTTAACTTTTTAGATGAATTGGATTTGGCATATGCGACTACTATTCATAAGAGCCAGGGAAGTGAGTTTAAAGTTGTAATTATTCCAGCATTTATGGGTTCACCATTTCTGATGAACCGTAATTTGCTATACACCGGAATTACAAGAGCTAAACAATTAGTAGTAGTAGTTGGTTTTCAAAAAGCATTAATGTACATGATAAATAATACAAATAGTATAGAAAGATATTCTGCTTTAAAATATAGAATAAGAGATATAATAACTAAAGA harbors:
- a CDS encoding rod shape-determining protein; the protein is MWRTGIDLAIDLGTATVLVYVSGKGVVLKEPSVVAINKNNNKLLAIGEEARKMIGRTPGNIVAVRPLKDGVISDYDITQKMLKEFIRKACGKKTIRAPKVIVCVPSQATEVEKRAVIDAAMNSGAKKVHLIEEPLAAAIGAGLDITKPNGCMVVDIGGGTCDVAVISLGGVVERESIKVAGNKFDDSIIKYVRNNYKLMIGEKTAEELKINIGSAFKNSRNLTYMMKGRNLITGLPDEVEITTEEIRNAIKEPVEVIVETVKRVLERTPPELASDIIERGILMTGGGALVHGLDKLIEFRTGVAATVAENSIECVVKGTGKVLSYIDKLDSEVNSQQIVLIE
- the yyaC gene encoding spore protease YyaC; translation: MSLIDLNSNTNSKFYYDLTLEIKNYITENTVIVCIGTDKCIGDCLGPLVGSILTENFFPLPVYGTLSFPIHALNIDERLDEIYTKHPKASIIGVDACLGDESDIGEIRIRDYAIHPGKGVGKELPEVGIASVIGIVDSSDNAELFFSRSIRLSFVMNMAKIISRIFIEAYNLNRGQFPMI
- the metK gene encoding methionine adenosyltransferase; amino-acid sequence: MRRLFTSESVTEGHPDKMCDQISDAILDALLEKDPLARVACETCTTTGMVMVMGEISTNCYVDIPKVVRETVRGIGYDRAKFGFDCDTCAVLTSIDEQSADIAMGVDEAFESKKGEKDEVEAVGAGDQGMMFGFATNETEDFMPLPIFMAHKLSRRLTEVRKNDTLGYLRPDGKTQVTVEYEDNKPKRIDTIVISTQHDDKVSLEQIQADVKKYVIDAVVPAELLDSKTRYFINPTGRFVVGGPQGDSGLTGRKIIVDTYGGYGRHGGGAFSGKDPTKVDRSAAYAARWVAKNLVAAGVADKLEIQLAYAIGVAKPVSIEVETFGTGKIDEDKIVEIVEKVFDLRPGAIIRDLDLRRPIYKQTAAYGHFGRNDLNLPWEQLNKVEEIKKYI
- a CDS encoding ATP-dependent RecD-like DNA helicase, giving the protein MEVLSGFIENIVFKSEDTGYVVCRIRTEKNLISAVGTVPFLKEGQNVKLTGYWTVHKQFGNQFNIQDYEELLPTSLDGIEKYLSAGIIHGIGPVTAKKIIGKFGEDTLDIMENHIERLMEIEGIGEKKFQIIYESYVEQQGLKDIILYFNKHGVTNNQCVKIYKKFGPNARQIVCNNPYILCDEISGIGFKTADRIAMSIGVKSDSDFRIQSGIKYVMNQFCASGNTFMPKDNIIEECERNLLISRDVIEKNIYDMAAKQIIVVEKINGIEAGFLLQYYYCELGVTSKIITLGLQQIQTINSDIDFEIDVFEKEQKIKFAESQREAILGAFSNGIEIITGGPGTGKTTIIKAIIHIYENNGMKVILGAPTGRAAKRMTESTGRGAKTIHRLLEMGVSEEDESVFERGESSPLDCDVIIIDEASMIDIILMQNLLKAIKLGTRLIIVGDVDQLPSVGAGNVLKDLIESEYIKVVRLKEIFRQGSESLIVVNAHRINEGQMPLLNQKDKDFFFISEENQERIVNTIIDLINRRLPKFNKSWDILKDMQVLTPMRKGTLGVSNLNNRLQEIFNPQSKDKKEKTSRDIIFREGDKVMQTKNNYTLKWISVSGNGENEGVGVYNGDLGFIQSIDEENKVLTIVFDEERKVIYDFNFLDELDLAYATTIHKSQGSEFKVVIIPAFMGSPFLMNRNLLYTGITRAKQLVVVVGFQKALMYMINNTNSIERYSALKYRIRDIITKDEFGE